In Aspergillus chevalieri M1 DNA, chromosome 7, nearly complete sequence, the sequence TATACACTTTCTTAAGTTGAGGGGAGAATGGACTTACGTAGCCAACAAGGTCATGTAGGTTCCTCCAATGACCGGATCTGCGATACGAGCGTGGAACGCTGACACGGCAACAAACATGACTGTGTTCATGAATGTAGATACCACATGCTCTCCGATAACCGCTAGCAGGTACCAGAATGGAACCTCCGGAGATGCCGGGAAGATCGTCACTGTAACCTGGGCCAGCACAGCAGCTGCTAGACGTCCAACAAATGCCCAGCACCACAGTCGCATGGGCGTGTATTCCGTGGACCACTTGCCGGCATAGTAGCCGAGGAAGATTTCAAACGGGAAATCAATCAAGACCACCAATGCCATGTTGTCTTGTCCGAAACCCTTGTCCAGAAGTTTGAGACTCGTGACACCGTCGTTGGCTTGGAATCCAATCTTCGCGATCAGATGTACGAGGATGATAGTCTGAACGTTCTTGAGCTTCAACACGTTCCACATGCTCCGGTAAACGTGCATGATGCTATCCCGCTCCCGGGTCTTGTCCTCCTTCTTCATAAAGGCGAGACATAGCGTCACAATCAGATACGTCCATCCCCAGAAGTTCAGGTACGTCCCAAGCGACAGCAAACCCCCCTCCGACGGAGTCGAACGGAACCAACGGTTCGCAAAATCCGCCGAATTGAACGCCAGGAACACCGTGTAAGAAAGGAAATGCCCAGCCGTCAATCCCACTGTCTGCGCCGTAGAAGCGTATGAGATATTCGGCGGCGACATGAGCGTAATAGCCCATCCATCAACGGCAATATCCTGCGTCGCACAGAAAAACACCAACATAAACCACCAATACGTGAAATTCCACACCCCGGCACCACCATTCGCCCCCGCCGCCGTCATCATCTCCTCAATGCGACCCCCCAAATAGATCATCGCCAACCCAGCAATAACCTGAACAGGGGTAATCCAACTCTTGCGCCTTCCAAACGTTGGACTCCAAACAGCATCCACAATCGGACTCCAAAGCAACTTCAGCGAATATGGATACGACGCCAACGAGAAAACCCCAATCTGCCCATACGACAAATGCGGCTTCAGCAGAAACGGCACCGACCCCGTCGCAAGACCCATCGGAATCCCCTGGAGAAAATACAACACACATAGCAGCAGAAAGTTCCGTTTATCCGTATGCGGGAGGTTCTGGAAGCTCGTCGTCGCCAGGCCCGGAGTCTGCGGCGTCGTGGGCATCGAGGGCTCTTCGTCTAGGGTGAAGGACTCGCGGGACATGAGGCGGTTTGCACGCGCGGAGGAGGACTCCGGCGGTGTGTCCCGCTTGCGCATTTCGATGTTGCTGTTCATTTTCTCGCGATTGGCATGACCGTTTTCGTGGCCGGTTGCGAGGGTGAGGCTCGGTTTGGAGCGGCGCTTGTTGAGGGTCTGGCCCTTGGGCTTCATCGGTAGCGTTGCTGTACGTTTGTGTAATTGTTATGCCCGCCTGTTGATCGGACTGTATTCGATGATttgagaaaggaaagagaaagactGTATCTAGTTCGAAGTCGAATGTACTATTGCATGCTAGTCTCGGACGGTGTCAATCGGGTATTCGGTAGATAAGGAGAGGCGAGTCTAGACCAGAACAAAGACTGGTTGAAAGGAAGGAAGAGCCAAAACCAataaaggaaagaagagaaagagaaagaaaaagaaagaagaaaggaaagaagtcAGAAAGACTGAACGGCGTCCATCCGGAAGGAAAGTTGGAGGAGGCGAAGCAAGGCTCGGAAGTGGAAGGCCTGAGGTTGAGGATAGTTGGCCTCTGCGGCGGTAATGCAATTCTACCAACAAACAATCACATATAGCCGTTGTAGTAAGAATTGGCCTCAGAATTCAATAGAATAAACTCACTTCTGTATACCAACGTCAGTAAAGAGAATACTCCAGCACATGCATCACGTCACGTGGTCCGAGCACTCCGTCTTCATCACTCCGGACTCCTAGATACGCGacaacaccatcaccaccgctGCCACCCAAACAAACTCTCAACAATGGAATCCGACCTCGACGCGGATATCTCCTCTATCCGCGCAGAAAGTAAGCAGCAACCCACTAATCGTCCCTTTGGGAAGATACTAACGTGCGCAGTCCGCGCCCTCCAATCCCGCAAAcgcttcctctcctccagCCTCCTCGCCTCCGACGCTCTCCAAAAACACTTCTCCGACCCTGACACCTTGTCATCCGCAAAATCGCAATTGCAGCTCGCAGAAGCATCCCCCCTGGTCCAATCCGCCAACACCCACACCGAATCGAACCACCACCGCATCGCGTTCTCGACGACCGCGTTTCCGTTTACAGACCCTTCGCCTCATGGCTCGTCGGGAGGCGGTAAAGATCAAAATAAAGataaggagaaggagaagagtcTACTAGGTGTGCGCATCGACATTTGCGCGCGGAACGGCCGCTTCGCGAAACCGTACTATGTACTCCTAAAGCGAGttccaggaccagatggccAACGGCGGCTGCGCGTACATCGACATACGATCCCCG encodes:
- a CDS encoding SD08430p (BUSCO:EOG092624UF;~COG:P;~EggNog:ENOG410PH6F;~InterPro:IPR004752,IPR024371,IPR036259;~TransMembrane:12 (i95-118o124-141i162-182o202-225i237-256o276-299i320-341o361-380i392-416o422-449i461-481o539-558i);~go_component: GO:0016020 - membrane [Evidence IEA];~go_component: GO:0016021 - integral component of membrane [Evidence IEA];~go_function: GO:0008521 - acetyl-CoA transmembrane transporter activity [Evidence IEA]); the protein is MKPKGQTLNKRRSKPSLTLATGHENGHANREKMNSNIEMRKRDTPPESSSARANRLMSRESFTLDEEPSMPTTPQTPGLATTSFQNLPHTDKRNFLLLCVLYFLQGIPMGLATGSVPFLLKPHLSYGQIGVFSLASYPYSLKLLWSPIVDAVWSPTFGRRKSWITPVQVIAGLAMIYLGGRIEEMMTAAGANGGAGVWNFTYWWFMLVFFCATQDIAVDGWAITLMSPPNISYASTAQTVGLTAGHFLSYTVFLAFNSADFANRWFRSTPSEGGLLSLGTYLNFWGWTYLIVTLCLAFMKKEDKTRERDSIMHVYRSMWNVLKLKNVQTIILVHLIAKIGFQANDGVTSLKLLDKGFGQDNMALVVLIDFPFEIFLGYYAGKWSTEYTPMRLWCWAFVGRLAAAVLAQVTVTIFPASPEVPFWYLLAVIGEHVVSTFMNTVMFVAVSAFHARIADPVIGGTYMTLLATVCNLGGTFPRYFILRLVDLFTEATCIPPTTPPAAETLKDALVTSPFSCALEPEKNRCVNGGGTCHVVHDGYYTTNILCVLVGVVTFVLFIKPAVLKLQGLPLRAWRVASGNRS